From Candidatus Pedobacter colombiensis, one genomic window encodes:
- a CDS encoding methyltransferase domain-containing protein has translation MIRLLINNKRIMPWNPEVYNKFKQERFAPFYDLLALIKVKPNLTAIDLGCGTGELSRNLADHLPGGQVLGIDASAEMLKEAKAFKNEQLRFEHRTIEQVVKQGLKYDLIFSNAALQWLDHHEVLLPAIISMINPGGQLVVQVPSNHHHFTHESLQLLATKEPYFTALKGWVRTSPVLGIEAYAKLLFDQGGSEVTVFEKVYPHVLKDAEALFDWVSGTALIPYLEKLPEGLKADFTTVYKAQLATRFQESPVFYPFKRTLMVATFG, from the coding sequence ATGATACGACTACTTATTAATAATAAACGTATTATGCCTTGGAATCCGGAAGTATATAACAAATTTAAGCAGGAACGCTTTGCTCCATTTTATGACCTGCTGGCGTTGATAAAGGTTAAGCCTAATCTAACCGCCATTGATCTGGGATGTGGAACGGGAGAGCTGAGTAGAAACCTCGCAGACCATTTACCCGGAGGACAGGTATTAGGAATTGATGCTTCGGCCGAAATGTTAAAAGAAGCTAAAGCTTTTAAAAACGAACAATTACGCTTTGAACACCGAACCATTGAACAGGTAGTTAAACAGGGTTTAAAATATGATCTGATTTTTTCAAATGCTGCGTTACAGTGGCTTGATCACCATGAGGTTCTGCTGCCCGCAATTATTTCCATGATCAATCCCGGAGGCCAACTAGTGGTTCAGGTTCCTTCCAATCATCATCATTTCACCCATGAATCACTACAATTACTTGCAACTAAAGAGCCCTATTTTACGGCACTAAAGGGATGGGTAAGGACATCACCGGTATTGGGCATAGAGGCTTACGCAAAACTATTATTCGATCAGGGAGGCTCAGAAGTCACCGTTTTTGAAAAGGTTTACCCCCATGTTTTAAAAGATGCAGAAGCTTTGTTTGATTGGGTATCCGGCACTGCCTTGATCCCTTATCTTGAAAAATTACCTGAAGGATTAAAAGCTGATTTCACAACTGTTTATAAAGCACAATTAGCTACACGTTTCCAGGAATCGCCAGTATTCTATCCATTTAAGCGAACATTGATGGTGGCCACTTTCGGTTAG
- a CDS encoding DUF4625 domain-containing protein, which yields MKLIQTSYVFVAVLLLFNGCKKENAVTIDTEYPTINLNTSNGFPQQCSSVKRGEKFIFCASLNDNVELGSVSVDIHHNFDHHSHSTEVNDCQSDPIKTPVKPFLLIKSFTIPAGLKSYVIAEEITVPTDIDPGDYHFLIRLTDKAGWQIIKGLSIKIQ from the coding sequence ATGAAACTTATTCAAACAAGTTATGTCTTTGTCGCAGTGCTCCTATTGTTCAATGGCTGTAAGAAAGAGAACGCAGTAACCATCGATACGGAATACCCAACAATAAATCTTAATACCAGCAATGGTTTTCCTCAGCAATGCAGCTCTGTGAAACGGGGTGAAAAATTTATCTTTTGCGCCAGTCTTAATGACAATGTAGAACTGGGCTCAGTAAGTGTTGACATCCATCATAATTTCGATCACCACAGCCATAGCACTGAGGTAAATGACTGCCAGTCTGACCCCATAAAAACACCCGTAAAGCCATTTCTACTGATCAAGAGCTTTACCATCCCAGCAGGATTAAAAAGTTACGTGATCGCAGAAGAAATTACCGTCCCCACAGATATAGATCCGGGTGATTACCATTTTCTAATCAGACTGACTGATAAGGCCGGCTGGCAGATCATCAAAGGCCTAAGCATTAAAATTCAATAA
- a CDS encoding IS3 family transposase has protein sequence MSMIERRSLISPEHQALSIASQCKLLNLQRSCYYFKPKGESLFNQSIMNLIDRKFLDCPFYGVDRMTAYLNKDLGCHVNNKRIRRLYRVMNLRTIYPKKNLSKANAAHHKYPYLLKGLKIDRPGQVWQADITYIPMFRGFMYMFAIIDVYSRKIVGWSISNTMTVEWCRDVLLETIEEHGTPGIFNTDQGSQFTSPIFTKALKDSNVSISMDGKGRALDNVFIERFWRSLKQEYIYLNPPNGGMELFQGIKRYVEFYNNERRHRSMDDLTPNEVFYQNNKKVS, from the coding sequence ATGAGTATGATTGAAAGGCGTAGCCTTATTTCCCCGGAGCACCAGGCGCTGAGTATTGCCAGTCAGTGCAAGCTACTGAACTTGCAGCGCAGCTGCTATTATTTCAAGCCTAAAGGCGAGTCGCTGTTCAACCAGTCGATAATGAATTTGATTGACCGTAAGTTTCTTGACTGCCCGTTTTACGGCGTGGACCGGATGACTGCGTATCTTAACAAAGATTTGGGATGTCATGTGAATAACAAGCGTATACGTCGTCTTTATCGTGTGATGAACCTGCGGACAATTTATCCTAAAAAGAACCTGAGCAAGGCTAATGCGGCACACCATAAATATCCATATTTGCTGAAAGGCTTGAAAATAGATCGGCCGGGCCAGGTTTGGCAGGCTGATATCACTTATATTCCCATGTTCAGAGGCTTCATGTATATGTTTGCCATTATTGATGTGTACAGCCGAAAGATTGTCGGATGGAGCATTTCAAATACCATGACCGTAGAATGGTGCAGAGATGTACTGCTTGAAACCATTGAAGAACATGGTACACCTGGTATATTTAATACGGATCAAGGCTCACAGTTCACCAGTCCGATCTTCACTAAAGCACTTAAAGACAGTAATGTAAGTATATCTATGGATGGCAAGGGAAGAGCCTTGGATAATGTGTTCATTGAGCGATTCTGGAGATCTTTGAAACAGGAGTATATTTATCTTAACCCACCTAACGGTGGTATGGAATTATTCCAGGGTATAAAACGGTATGTGGAATTTTATAACAATGAACGAAGGCATCGGTCAATGGACGATCTTACGCCAAATGAGGTATTCTATCAAAATAATAAAAAAGTGTCCTAA
- a CDS encoding GNAT family N-acetyltransferase codes for MNEEYLKLPLLKNQVDMRFELKIGDYTAFIDFKEHGKKIWLIHTEAPEELKGKGAATAIIVKTLSYIEDKGYKLIPLCPFVAAYLKRHPEWERILDESARPF; via the coding sequence ATGAATGAGGAATATCTAAAGCTACCATTGCTTAAAAATCAGGTTGATATGCGTTTTGAATTAAAAATAGGTGACTATACCGCATTTATAGATTTTAAAGAGCATGGTAAAAAGATCTGGTTGATCCATACTGAAGCTCCTGAAGAATTAAAAGGCAAAGGGGCTGCAACAGCTATCATAGTGAAAACATTGTCATATATTGAAGATAAAGGTTATAAACTTATTCCTTTATGTCCATTTGTAGCCGCCTATTTGAAAAGGCATCCTGAATGGGAAAGAATTTTAGATGAAAGTGCAAGGCCGTTTTAA
- a CDS encoding IS3 family transposase: MSIIERRSLISPEHQALSIASQCKLLNLQRSCYYFKPKGESLFNQSIMNLIDRKFLDCPFYGVDRMTAYLNKDLGCHVNNKRIRRLYRVMNLRTIYPKKNLSKANAAHHKYPYLLKGLKIDRPGQVWQADITYIPMFRGFMYMFAIIDVYSRKIVGWSISNTMTVEWCRDVLLETIEEHGTPGIFNTDQGSQFTSPIFTKALKDSNVSISMDGKGRALDNVFIERFWRSLKQEYIYLNPPNGGMELFQGIKRYVEFYNNERRHRSMDDLTPNEVFYQNNKKVS; this comes from the coding sequence ATGAGTATAATTGAAAGGCGTAGCCTTATTTCCCCGGAGCACCAGGCGCTGAGTATTGCCAGTCAGTGCAAGCTACTGAACTTGCAGCGCAGCTGCTATTATTTCAAGCCTAAAGGCGAGTCGCTGTTCAACCAGTCGATAATGAATTTGATTGACCGTAAGTTTCTTGACTGCCCGTTTTACGGCGTGGACCGGATGACTGCGTATCTTAACAAAGATTTGGGATGTCATGTGAATAACAAGCGTATACGTCGTCTTTATCGTGTGATGAACCTGCGGACAATTTATCCTAAAAAGAACCTGAGCAAGGCTAATGCGGCACACCATAAATATCCATATTTGCTGAAAGGCTTGAAAATAGATCGGCCGGGCCAGGTTTGGCAGGCTGATATCACTTATATTCCCATGTTCAGAGGCTTCATGTATATGTTTGCCATTATTGATGTGTACAGCCGAAAGATTGTCGGATGGAGCATTTCAAATACCATGACCGTAGAATGGTGCAGAGATGTACTGCTTGAAACCATTGAAGAACATGGTACACCTGGTATATTTAATACGGATCAAGGCTCACAGTTCACCAGTCCGATCTTCACTAAAGCACTTAAAGACAGTAATGTAAGTATATCTATGGATGGCAAGGGAAGAGCCTTGGATAATGTGTTCATTGAGCGATTCTGGAGATCTTTGAAACAGGAGTATATTTATCTTAACCCACCTAACGGTGGTATGGAATTATTCCAGGGTATAAAACGGTATGTGGAATTTTATAACAATGAACGAAGGCATCGGTCAATGGACGATCTTACGCCAAATGAGGTATTCTATCAAAATAATAAAAAAGTGTCCTAA
- a CDS encoding ABC transporter ATP-binding protein, with product MEEPIISVKNLTKQYQTEQSSGVSQVSFDIKKGNILAILGESGSGKSTLLKCIYGLLKVDEGEVTFKGKRIFGPDEQLIPGHKEMKMVTQDFSLNIYAKVYDNIASMLSNTNVQVKQEKTMKMMQHLHIEHLKDKKITQLSGGEQQRVAIAKAMVSDTTVLLLDEPFSQVDALLKNQLRADIKKIAAETGVTVVMVSHDPADGLFLADELLILKDGKLLQLGDPAYIYNHPDHIYTAQLLGNAVVLNAADAERLGLEVKSGNAVFYPEWVELKSSWNSKRFEVKDVYYKGFYEELLLERNGVVIRAIQLNRGEHKKNDHVQANITRFLTL from the coding sequence GTGGAAGAACCTATCATTAGCGTTAAAAACTTAACCAAGCAGTACCAAACCGAACAATCATCAGGCGTAAGTCAGGTCAGTTTCGACATCAAAAAAGGAAACATTCTAGCTATTCTTGGCGAAAGTGGAAGTGGAAAGTCGACCCTTTTGAAATGTATTTATGGCTTACTGAAAGTAGATGAGGGGGAGGTTACTTTTAAAGGTAAACGCATTTTTGGGCCTGATGAGCAGCTTATACCCGGGCATAAGGAAATGAAAATGGTTACTCAGGACTTTTCCTTAAACATATATGCCAAGGTATATGACAATATTGCATCCATGCTTTCCAATACCAACGTGCAGGTTAAGCAGGAAAAGACGATGAAGATGATGCAACACTTGCATATTGAACATCTTAAGGATAAGAAAATTACACAATTAAGTGGGGGAGAGCAGCAGCGTGTAGCTATAGCAAAAGCTATGGTAAGTGATACTACCGTATTGTTATTGGACGAGCCCTTTAGTCAGGTTGATGCTTTGCTGAAAAACCAATTACGGGCCGATATCAAAAAAATAGCTGCGGAAACCGGAGTTACCGTCGTTATGGTGTCACATGATCCGGCTGATGGGTTGTTCCTTGCTGATGAGTTACTTATTCTAAAGGATGGCAAGCTGCTACAATTGGGAGACCCCGCTTATATATATAATCATCCTGATCACATTTACACTGCCCAGCTACTGGGTAATGCTGTTGTTTTAAATGCAGCCGATGCTGAGCGACTAGGTTTAGAAGTAAAAAGCGGTAATGCTGTTTTTTATCCGGAATGGGTCGAGTTAAAAAGCTCCTGGAACAGCAAACGTTTTGAGGTTAAAGACGTGTATTACAAAGGTTTTTACGAAGAACTGCTGCTGGAACGTAATGGTGTAGTGATAAGGGCTATCCAGTTAAACCGGGGTGAGCATAAAAAGAACGATCATGTTCAGGCGAATATTACTCGTTTTTTGACTTTGTAA
- a CDS encoding TonB-dependent receptor, which produces MKRFYTLFLFLLINLQAAFGQVLNSVPDSTSKTRSAPSVHQLKEVVVKDKRLQLRLEEESLNVVTVNSDFIQRNLGGSLMKTLERLPGIKTIGIGSGQSKPLIRGLGFNRVVVTDKGVKHEGQQWGADHGLEIDQFAAEEIELIKGAASFIYGSDAIAGVVDVKPANAPPKNTLGGSVDLLGKSNNKLYGSSVNLFGRKENWFFDSRITYQNYGDYSVPTDTVFVYDYAVRLHKRHLRNTAGMETGLHLSTGYMKEHFRSVFYFSNIYSKSGFFANAHGLEPRRVDTELHDVSARDIQTPSQQVNHFKLINRSSYQANGHNMEIEVGYQRNFRQELSQYVNHGYMPPVYPDHLSISPELEREFDKQVYTLNLKDRIIIGKHHFIAGINSEYQDNAIDGWTFLVPSFNQATAGLFVYDKYKINEQVLLNAALRYDYGKIRMFKYTDWFNSDVTKDGTTTSEMLVRADDLNRSFNSIVWSAGINYNCQKLLLKANIGKSFRMPIAKELGANGVNYHYFSYEKGDPTLSPEQSYQLDLSIGWNEGHWSMLISPFYNYFPNYIYLNPTAHHDFYYGAGNQIFQYAQSKVIRYGGELQVKYKVLKSLSTEFLYEYLYARQLSGDKKGYTLPFSPPASALFNLTWSPESDSFLKHSYFSIDYRITARQNNIVPPEKKTPGYSLINLQAGTRISIYNQQLMFSLQMQNLLNTRYLNHTSFYRLIELPEQGRNIILSLKIPFNTPLKNKNL; this is translated from the coding sequence ATGAAGAGATTCTATACATTATTCCTTTTTCTGTTGATCAATCTTCAAGCAGCCTTTGGACAAGTTCTAAATTCTGTACCTGATTCGACATCAAAAACCAGATCTGCCCCATCCGTTCATCAATTAAAAGAAGTAGTGGTTAAAGACAAACGGCTGCAGCTACGTCTAGAAGAGGAGTCTTTAAATGTAGTAACGGTTAACAGTGATTTTATACAACGCAACCTGGGCGGAAGTTTAATGAAAACCCTAGAACGTTTGCCAGGTATTAAAACAATAGGCATTGGTTCCGGTCAATCTAAACCACTAATCCGTGGATTGGGATTCAACAGAGTAGTGGTAACTGACAAGGGGGTAAAACATGAAGGCCAGCAATGGGGAGCGGATCATGGCCTGGAGATTGATCAGTTCGCCGCTGAAGAGATCGAGTTGATAAAAGGTGCAGCTTCCTTTATCTATGGTTCTGATGCTATAGCAGGGGTAGTTGATGTTAAACCAGCTAATGCCCCACCGAAAAATACCCTGGGCGGTTCAGTTGATCTGTTGGGGAAAAGCAATAATAAACTATATGGAAGTTCTGTTAATCTCTTTGGAAGAAAAGAAAACTGGTTCTTTGACTCCCGCATAACCTATCAGAATTACGGAGACTACAGTGTACCCACGGATACGGTATTCGTTTATGATTATGCAGTTAGATTACACAAACGGCATTTGCGTAATACTGCCGGCATGGAAACAGGATTACACCTGAGTACTGGTTACATGAAGGAGCATTTCAGATCAGTATTTTACTTCAGTAACATTTATAGTAAGAGTGGTTTTTTCGCCAATGCACATGGCCTGGAACCAAGAAGAGTAGACACCGAATTACATGATGTGTCTGCAAGGGATATCCAGACGCCTAGTCAGCAGGTAAACCATTTTAAGCTCATTAATCGCAGTAGTTATCAGGCAAATGGACATAACATGGAGATAGAGGTTGGATACCAACGAAATTTTCGTCAGGAATTAAGTCAGTATGTAAATCATGGCTATATGCCTCCTGTTTATCCTGATCATTTATCTATTTCTCCTGAACTGGAACGAGAATTTGATAAGCAGGTATATACACTGAATCTGAAAGATAGAATAATCATTGGAAAACATCATTTTATTGCAGGCATTAATTCCGAATATCAGGACAATGCCATTGACGGTTGGACATTTTTAGTTCCTTCTTTCAACCAGGCCACTGCAGGACTATTCGTGTATGATAAGTACAAAATCAACGAGCAGGTTTTGTTAAATGCAGCATTGAGGTATGATTATGGAAAGATCAGAATGTTTAAATATACAGACTGGTTTAATTCTGATGTGACAAAAGATGGTACAACAACCTCAGAAATGCTGGTTAGAGCTGATGATTTGAACCGTTCTTTTAACAGCATAGTATGGTCAGCCGGTATAAATTACAACTGTCAGAAATTGCTATTGAAGGCCAATATCGGCAAAAGTTTCAGAATGCCAATTGCCAAAGAGCTGGGTGCAAATGGGGTGAATTATCACTATTTCAGTTACGAAAAGGGAGATCCTACGCTTTCGCCTGAGCAGTCGTACCAACTTGACCTAAGTATTGGCTGGAACGAAGGCCACTGGTCGATGCTAATCAGTCCTTTTTACAACTATTTTCCAAATTACATCTACCTGAATCCTACAGCTCACCATGATTTTTACTATGGTGCGGGTAATCAGATTTTTCAATATGCTCAAAGTAAAGTCATTAGATACGGTGGTGAGTTACAGGTAAAATATAAGGTATTGAAAAGCCTTAGTACAGAATTTCTGTACGAATATTTATATGCAAGACAGCTATCAGGAGACAAGAAAGGTTATACACTTCCTTTCTCTCCACCGGCTTCAGCTTTGTTTAATCTAACCTGGTCACCGGAGTCAGATTCCTTTCTTAAACATTCCTATTTTTCTATAGACTACCGGATCACTGCGAGACAAAATAACATTGTCCCTCCCGAAAAGAAAACACCAGGTTATAGCCTCATCAACCTCCAGGCAGGCACCAGGATCAGTATCTATAATCAGCAGCTGATGTTCAGTTTGCAAATGCAAAACCTGCTGAATACCCGATACCTCAATCACACCAGTTTTTATAGGCTTATTGAATTACCTGAGCAAGGAAGGAACATTATCCTATCCTTAAAGATCCCTTTTAACACTCCTTTAAAGAACAAAAACTTATAA
- a CDS encoding DUF4625 domain-containing protein yields the protein MKTKKIIVALLLFGTAFQACKKDKEAEPEKAIPTATNIEIGSGNKLALRGRDFHFNADVIASDKIKEVQVKILQKNGEVYARYWKFELVWTEYSGTKNTNVHKHFTIPAEAPEGKYDFYFVVLDENGTKLEIREDLTITN from the coding sequence ATGAAAACAAAAAAGATTATAGTGGCTTTACTGCTTTTTGGCACCGCTTTTCAGGCATGTAAAAAAGATAAGGAAGCAGAACCCGAAAAAGCTATTCCTACTGCGACAAACATAGAAATCGGTTCCGGAAACAAGCTCGCATTAAGAGGAAGAGATTTTCACTTCAATGCAGATGTAATTGCTTCAGATAAAATAAAAGAAGTTCAGGTAAAAATCTTACAGAAAAACGGTGAGGTATATGCCCGCTACTGGAAATTTGAATTAGTGTGGACAGAATATAGTGGTACTAAAAACACCAATGTACACAAGCATTTTACCATTCCAGCAGAAGCCCCGGAAGGCAAATATGACTTCTATTTTGTGGTGTTGGATGAAAACGGGACTAAGCTTGAAATCAGAGAGGACCTAACCATCACTAATTAA
- a CDS encoding DUF5686 family protein, translating to MYQKHPQSIIVKFIFSLILALSSLPAFAQETSVKGTVTDATTKETIPYASFIVVGSGKGGRTDADGKYNITIDGNYTQLKFSYVGYKAQVKTIKPNTAQTINIQLQSEAMQMNEVVIKAGKKPKYRNKENPAVELIRKVIANKSKNRMESYDYVTYQKYERMLFSMSNLSDKFKSKKMFRNYQFLFQEQDSAKIGGKNLLPVFQQEKLSDNYFRKNPEKLKTVVIADKQVNFDERFIDNQGLSSYFDRMYQDIDIYNNNISVVSNLLLSPIADGAPGFYKFFITDTIKTHQPQLIELSFTPRGKMDQLFEGKLYITMDGNYAVQNAYLTVNKNINLNFVRGLEAKLEFDQNPDKRYHLKKSNLIVDFAITKNSSSGFTGERTVTYKDYKINIPPADDVYKGASTLVIAPDAANKSDDFWVNNRPEALSLNSAKVYRNLDTLQTIPSFKRTMDIVTLFFAGYKDFGPFEMGPVNTFYSFNGVEGFRLRLGGRTTPALSKRYYFETYAAYGFDDQKWKYFLSGTYSLNNKSIYAFPQNYLRASFQRDTKIPGQELEFVQEDNFLLSFKRGDNNMMLYNDFYRLDYVHEYENHFSYSLGLRKWKQSPAGGLYFNNSDQTLFSRTNEINTSEVTIGLRYAPHEKFYQGKIYRTPFVDKYPIFNLRYTAGLKGVLGGEYNYHNFMASAEKRFYLSQLGYTDVTLEGGYNVGKLPFPLLSIHRANQTYAYQLQSYNLMNFLEFVSDHYGSINIDQNFNGFFFNKIPLLQQLKLREVMSFKALYGGLRNENNPDKNPDAMQFVRNQDGVPITHGLSSVPYIEGSVGVGNIFKVLRVDAVKRFNYLDYPGVSSWGFRARVKFDF from the coding sequence ATGTATCAGAAACATCCTCAATCCATAATAGTAAAGTTCATTTTTTCGCTCATTTTAGCTTTGTCTAGCTTACCGGCATTTGCACAAGAAACCTCTGTAAAAGGAACTGTTACCGATGCTACTACTAAAGAAACCATTCCTTATGCATCATTTATTGTTGTGGGGAGCGGTAAAGGGGGACGTACTGATGCCGATGGTAAATACAATATTACAATTGATGGTAATTATACTCAGCTTAAATTTAGTTATGTAGGTTATAAAGCGCAGGTAAAAACGATTAAGCCAAATACTGCTCAGACCATTAATATTCAATTGCAAAGCGAGGCAATGCAAATGAATGAGGTGGTGATAAAGGCAGGTAAAAAGCCAAAATATCGCAATAAAGAGAATCCTGCTGTAGAATTGATTCGTAAGGTAATTGCCAACAAGTCGAAAAACCGCATGGAAAGCTACGACTATGTGACTTACCAAAAGTACGAAAGGATGTTGTTCTCTATGAGCAACCTTTCAGATAAATTTAAGAGTAAAAAGATGTTCCGTAATTACCAGTTCCTATTCCAGGAACAGGACTCAGCTAAAATTGGGGGTAAAAATCTTCTACCTGTTTTTCAACAAGAAAAGCTTTCTGACAATTACTTCCGTAAAAATCCAGAGAAGCTGAAAACGGTTGTGATTGCCGATAAACAGGTTAACTTTGACGAGCGTTTTATTGATAACCAGGGCTTGAGTTCTTATTTCGATAGGATGTATCAGGATATCGATATTTACAATAATAATATTTCTGTTGTGAGTAACCTGTTGTTAAGTCCAATAGCGGATGGTGCTCCTGGTTTCTATAAATTCTTTATTACAGATACAATCAAAACTCATCAACCTCAATTGATAGAGCTTTCATTTACGCCAAGAGGTAAAATGGATCAGTTATTTGAGGGGAAGCTGTATATAACCATGGATGGGAATTATGCTGTTCAAAATGCATATCTTACTGTTAATAAAAACATCAACCTGAATTTTGTAAGGGGACTTGAGGCCAAGCTTGAGTTTGATCAGAATCCTGACAAGCGATATCACCTGAAGAAAAGTAACCTGATAGTTGATTTCGCAATTACTAAAAACAGTAGTTCAGGGTTTACTGGAGAACGTACGGTGACCTATAAGGACTATAAAATCAACATACCACCTGCTGATGATGTTTATAAAGGTGCATCGACTTTGGTAATCGCTCCGGATGCGGCTAATAAGTCTGACGACTTTTGGGTGAACAATAGACCCGAAGCACTAAGCCTTAACAGTGCCAAGGTGTATCGGAATTTAGATACTTTGCAAACTATTCCTTCTTTTAAGCGAACAATGGATATTGTAACACTCTTTTTTGCGGGATATAAAGATTTTGGACCTTTTGAAATGGGACCTGTAAATACTTTTTACAGTTTTAATGGTGTAGAAGGTTTTCGCTTACGTTTAGGGGGGAGAACGACACCAGCTTTAAGTAAAAGATATTATTTTGAAACTTATGCCGCTTATGGGTTTGATGATCAAAAGTGGAAGTATTTCCTGAGTGGAACTTATTCACTAAACAATAAGTCAATCTATGCTTTCCCACAAAATTACCTGAGAGCAAGTTTTCAGCGAGATACAAAGATTCCGGGACAGGAGTTAGAGTTTGTTCAGGAAGACAATTTCCTTTTGTCATTTAAAAGAGGGGATAACAATATGATGTTGTATAATGATTTTTACAGATTGGATTATGTTCATGAATATGAGAATCATTTCTCTTATAGCTTAGGTTTACGCAAATGGAAGCAGAGTCCGGCTGGAGGCCTATATTTTAACAACTCGGACCAAACTCTTTTTTCAAGAACTAATGAGATCAATACTTCTGAGGTTACAATAGGATTGCGGTATGCGCCTCATGAGAAGTTTTATCAGGGAAAAATCTATCGCACACCTTTTGTAGATAAATATCCGATATTTAACCTACGCTATACCGCAGGCTTGAAGGGCGTTTTAGGTGGTGAATACAATTACCATAATTTTATGGCTAGTGCCGAAAAGCGTTTTTATTTGTCGCAATTGGGCTATACAGATGTTACTCTGGAAGGTGGATATAATGTAGGTAAGCTGCCTTTTCCACTATTGTCTATTCATCGCGCCAATCAAACTTATGCTTATCAGTTACAATCCTATAACCTGATGAACTTCCTTGAGTTTGTGAGTGATCATTATGGAAGCATCAACATCGATCAGAATTTTAATGGATTCTTTTTTAACAAGATCCCATTGCTTCAGCAGTTAAAATTAAGAGAGGTGATGTCATTTAAAGCATTGTATGGTGGTTTACGTAATGAGAACAATCCGGATAAAAACCCGGATGCTATGCAGTTTGTGCGTAACCAGGATGGGGTGCCAATTACGCATGGCTTAAGCAGTGTGCCTTATATAGAAGGAAGTGTTGGAGTTGGAAATATTTTTAAAGTACTTAGGGTTGATGCGGTAAAGCGCTTCAATTATTTGGATTACCCTGGTGTTTCCAGCTGGGGATTCCGTGCCAGAGTAAAATTTGATTTTTAA
- a CDS encoding transposase, with protein sequence MKKERRKFSSVFKTKVVLEAIKESSTMQELASKYSLHPTQITAWKREFLEKADTVFGSEKPDEKEESKEKELYSKIGELQIQVDFLKKVLGK encoded by the coding sequence ATGAAAAAAGAGCGTAGAAAATTCAGTTCTGTTTTCAAGACCAAAGTGGTGCTTGAAGCAATTAAGGAAAGTAGTACCATGCAAGAACTTGCGTCCAAATACAGTCTCCATCCCACACAGATCACCGCGTGGAAGCGTGAATTTCTTGAGAAAGCCGATACGGTGTTTGGTTCAGAGAAACCAGATGAAAAGGAAGAATCTAAAGAGAAGGAACTGTACTCCAAGATTGGCGAACTTCAGATCCAGGTTGATTTCCTAAAAAAAGTCTTGGGGAAATGA